The Malaclemys terrapin pileata isolate rMalTer1 chromosome 5, rMalTer1.hap1, whole genome shotgun sequence genomic interval caggtggggagatggggagtTCTGCTGCCTTCTAGTGACTCGTGTCAGAATGACCGGGGGAGTGATCATGGGGGTTCTGGGATGGACCTGGCGCAGTGGTGGTTACAGGACTGTCGCTTAATGGGCAAGAGACGGGGAGCAGGCAGTTCTGGGTGCTATGAAAGGTATAGGGGTTTGCAAGCTCTAAGTACATAAATGTTAACACACTGTGACTTCACAACATCTGAACATAGATTAACTTGTTTGTAGATGCGGATGCTTCCCCTCCTTTATAATGTGTTTTTGAGATTTAGAGGAGAAAAATGCGGAGACTCAgagtttattattgtttttatgttTGTGGGATTAGTACTACATCTTTACTACTGACAGGTGTGAAACCTGAAGCATTCTACTGCCCATGTCAAACTTCAGTGTATTGGTGTTGCTAGGGCCATTAAAAGTAATATGATTCACTGATGATGTCACCTACTTCTTGTTGTCCAAATTACtaccacagaaaaaaaattaaacttagtGGTGAAAGATCGTTGTGAGTCTAATGCTCTTTCTCTCATTCTTTTATTTAGATATAAAAAATGGTTCAGCGTCTGACATACCGTCGTAGGTTGTCCTACAACACAGCCTCTAACAAGACCAGGCTGTAAGTAAGATTGGAGTTCCTGAGAGTTTATCTTTTTGAATCTGTTTTTTTACACTAATTGCCTGTTTCTCTGATGCACACAGGTCCCGGACACCAGGTAACAGGATTGTTTACCTTTATACCAAGAAAGTTGGCAAGGCACCGAAGTCTGCATGTGGTGTGTGTCCAGGAAGACTTCGTGGTGTAAGTATTACCTGGTCATTTTTGGTACCATGATCACATACTTCAGCTCCCACAGTTGCTGACTTGCTATGggatattttttttcagttaagtATTTTGCCTAGTGCTTTTCAGTCTTTAATTGGAGATGATACTTACTTCATGTGcgtgttgtgaggattagttgTTAAACCTCTGAAAATTTAAAGCATTTAATGGATAGTGAtgctttttttcttaattttggtGCTCATAATCCACAGCATCTGAGCCCCTTTatcttagggcagtggttcccaaactggggttcgtgaacccctggaggttcatgaaatgttacagggggttctcggggggaaaaaattccctaatggcggacagaactgtccttagggaccccgggcagcacgggacCAGCAGCCTCGGAGCCCCTGggcttccaagagctaagcagatcaaagcaagcatatctatcacactgaggagatttaaacttcaagactccttataagaaatggaaagggaggtggatatttttttgctgtttttaaaattaaataggcagctagtattgtttttagaattattatgaagaacaagtttaagctttgttgtacaTGCGTTGTTTGCTTGAACTGCTCAAGACATGAATGCTTGTataagaggaactctttgagttggcttcttgataccttcatgctgtttcacatctgatacttcttgatgaaacataggagccttgtcttataacaagcttattcaaagtgatacaagttacgaaagtgagatcttggaagagtgttgccattttcataatgtaataaaaatactgcaatgataaataataattaataataaatagtgtgtaataagcatgtcataaaaacaaatttcatatttccaagatcactgcttttataatttatactcaggtaaaggagaaaatccccggaaatattctttttttaggagggggttcgcaagacttgacattttggtgaaaggggtcacaggttgttaaagtttgggaaccactgtcttagGGGATAAGTAGCAAATGCCCATGCCATAAAGTTGGGCATGGATAGGGTTAGAAGAATTCAGCTTTTGTGTTTTTTATAACTTTGGTGGATGATATTTATTTTAAgcgactttttaaaaattgatttaaattttcagttgcacaaaattatgggggTGTCAGACCATTATTTAATGACACTTCTAAGtttttaagcagcatttttcttactttgtttatctgtaaatttcagttatcagtggaaatattttttcattggtttggaTGGGGGGATGAAATTGCAGTTTACTGACATTTAGCCATAAAAATCTAAGCCTTGCTAGTCTAAATATAGATAACTATCAAAGGGATACTGTAGTAGGATACTTCATGATGTAGTTCTATGTGCAGATTGTGTACAATCAAAAGTGAGTTATAGTAatgacaatatttatttatttattttttttcatatagCAAAGGTATAACTTTGTTCTTACAGAAAGAAGGACGTTGATTTAATCTTTGCTAGGGAGGTTTCCAGTATATCACTAACtaccctcttcctctcccttcccccccccccccccccaaaaaaaaaccaacaccaccACTTTAAAGGGTTTGCAGGTTCAGTTGTAGCAGTGTGAAAAGTGACATTTTGAAGGACAATATCTATTCTAAAACTCATATTGTCCTCCTCTCTGACTCTACCATTTCCAAGTAATACCACCACCAACCTAGCTTGATCTGAATGGTGTGTCCATTGTATTTGATAGAAGATTGATATATTTGTAAAGAGaatatttggggttttattttaatttttttgtaaaagaGGTTCTTACTTGTTTGTAGTACACGGACTGCTTGCTGGGGGTTGCCAGAAAGCTTGTTTGACCACATGATACCAACTCTCCTTATTTCTAGCGCGAAATGTCTTTAAAAGATAGCTAGTATGTAATGTccaaatgtcatttttcagtaaAAGCAATTGCAGTGCTTTCTACAGTATTATAAGTGATTCCAATTGATGTGGTCTACAGTATGATTGTTTGGTATAGAATATGTAAGGTGACTTGGAAGAGACACTGTCAGGTTACATGTATGTAATGCAAATTTCCTTAGTTATGTTATTAACACCACCACGTtgggttatttaaaaaatgataaagtCTTAGAATTTACTTTTATAGTCTAATTCTCAGCTTCACTTCCAGGTTTTCATGCAGTATTTTGGTTGCAAACTCCActgtaatatatacacacaagccCAAGCAATCTACTGACATTTAACTGCAAGTTTTCCACAATGCCTGTACGATTGGGAGAGATCTCGGACCAATAAATTATCAAAGTAGGGACTTTGTAGTAAGATATTTGTAGTGAAGAGATATTGCAAACAGCTGTATCTTGTAAAAGCGTATGTTGCACATTCAGCAACAGTTGACTTTTTTCAAGAGAAACTGCTCAACATGCTTGTGCTTAGTCTGAAGTGACACGCTTAAATGGTGtgcttgattttcttttaatatgGCTAGTATCCAAAAAGTATACATGATTATTAATTACTCTGTATGACACTTCAGTTTTTGCTTCACATAGGTTCGTGCTGTGCGCCCTAAAGTCCTTATGAGGTTGTCAAAAACGAAGAAGCATGTTAGCAGAGCCTATGGCGGTTCCATGTGTGCAAAATGTGTCCGTGAcaggtaaatttaaaaaaagctaagCAACTTTGTCATAAATATTGGTCAAAATCTGTGTGTATAATACATCGTATTAGCAGTAACACATTTTTCTTCttctaggccaaaattttcagaccTGGGTGCTTAACATTCTTTTTAACAATATATTTCTCTTGACTGACTTGAAATGGGTAAAGATGGGGCTGTGAAACTCATCAATGATGTAATAATGTAGATGCATTTATATGTACAAAATCTTGTCTCCTGGATTCCAACTAGTTCCTGCTtttactatcttttttttttttataaaggtttTAGATTCTTCATTGTAATTTGCCATCAAATATCATGATGTCCCTTCTGTATAAACCTGAACTTTGAGTTCTATCCTGAATACTGATTGATAGAGGAGAGAGGTATAGTTATTTAAGGAAAGCATTAATGTCAAAACTGACCCTGTTTAAAAGTATGACACTAGTTAAACTATCTACAGTTCACTGTCTTTCTTAGGGCTAAATTGGCACTGCTGTGATCAGTGCAGCAGCATTGATTTAGTGAGTCTGGTTAAGACAtgctaagttgatgggagagtgctcttcTATCCACTTTTGTAATCCACCTCAagaagaggcagaagctatgtaaCTTACATGGACttagcgctttagtgaagacaagcccttactctgCATACATAGCAGATTTTCTTACAACTCAAGTATTTTAAATAGTTCTACCTGTCTTGTGTGAACTGTGACTAAGAATAGATATAAGTTGAAGTGGTTGGCTTTTTCATGCTGTTCACTGAACCCAAGTCCTGATAATTATTGTCCCTGTTATCTGCACACTAAGCATCTCAGCATTGATGTAATGGCTTTCCCATATGGATAAATTTTACACTGCACACTAGACTAAGGCCATCTTAATTAATTTTATAGCAGAGTGCCAATGTGTATTAGCCATGTGATAGACAGATATAACAAAAAGGTCCCTGGTGTGAAGAGCTTTGTCTATGTACGTGTTAGACAAATTTGATTCCAGATCTCCACAGTTAAAAGGTTAACATGCTATTCCCTGCCTGATCTGTACTATAACCATTGCTAGCAATTTTTTACTTTTGAGTACTTTAAAAACTGAATTGAACAGATTTGTGGAAGACATCTGGTGTGTGATGGACATAATGCTTagttcaaaattttccatgctaaATGCCCCCCACAGCTTGTTGAGGATGCTAGCAAGTCCACCTGTGTTTAATTCATCTatataaaagttttattttgtgaCTAAGCCAGCCTACTACAGGTGTGAATGCTGTGAAAAGCAGCTTTAGCACGTGAAATGTGTATCTTTAAGAATAAAGGTAGCTTGATATGGAAAAAGGTGATAGTTCTGCACAGTTCAAAAATTTTTTTATTAAGGGTGAAGCATTGATATTCATGACAGCTTGAAGGTTGTTTTGCTACTGGGTTACAAAATGATTCTCTGTATCACGTAAATAAATCTGCATATGGCACTGGAGGGAGTTGCTGCTGCTAGTGGAGGGAGAAAAGATCCTGACTACCATGCAGAAGGAGAACAGGGGTTCTGGGCAACAGGAAGGAGCCACAGACAGGGCGTCAGTGTAACAAATGTCTGCTGCCATGTGGCAAGGCACACTCCTAGTATTCTTTATTTTTGGGGTGGGTCTTATATCTATATAATTAGGGATGGGAGGAGTATTTGTACAGGCATGGATTTGAGAATCAGATTAATCCCGTCAGTAGTATTTAAACTTGCTTAGGCTAACAGCAGCTTTTTTAATGAGATTGTTAAACTACACTTCCATGTCATTTAACCACCTTTGTATTAAATAGTAACTAGAAATATTCATATGGTATATTTGTGTTTGGGTATGGCAAACCATCAAGAAAGCTGTCTGATGACTTAAGTGTTCGATCTTTTTAGGCTTGAGATCCTCTACATGACCATGTCTAGCCTACAAAAATAACCACGTTTAAACATGACTGTGGCCTCTGTGTgcatgaagggggtggggggggggggtaatcatATAGGGGGAACTGTTTTAATCCTGAAATACCTAGGCCTTTGCAGTTTTCTGACAAAAGTTTTTTCTTGGCAGAGTGGGCAGAAAAAAACATATGAGaccaaaagcattttaaaattcagatggTATGCATGTCATATTTCAATAGTCTTGGGAATGGTGAAGAGTGCAAGTAGAAAAGTTTAAAACTAGGTTTTAGGTATCATTTTGTGCTTAATAGCTGGGTTTGGAGAAATGTGTCTAATATCAAAGCAGAGTTTATATATTAGAGCTAATGAAGGCTTTTTCTCCTCCCTAGAATCAAACGAGCTTTCCTTATTGAGGAGCAGAAGATTGTTGTGAAAGTGTTGAAGGCACAAGCACAGAGTCAGAAATCTAAGTGAATCTCTTTGTATTGTCTGCCTAATAAATGAAAATTCAACTTTTCTTGTGTCCTCTACCATTCTACACATCTTCGCCATCATTCTACACATCTTCGGTCAAAGCTAGAAAGCATCTTCACCATAAGACTTGCTAAATGCAAAAATAACCTTTTAGTTCAGTGTTCTAGTGTAGTCTTCACTCACAAGTCAAGATGTTCTCTGTTGTAGTTTTCACAGCCATTGTAGCTACTCTGTGAAGAGCTTTAAAGTCACTGCACAGACCAGATATGCAACTTTTTAATGATCACTCAAATCTCTGTGCATATAGGAAGAATGAGTTTTCACTTTGCCCCAACTCAGCCCTCTCTTCATGTCCCCGGCCTGCCACAGTACAAAAGGGTCAGAGAGCTTCAGAATTCCTCTGCAATCTGAATGTAGTTGAGATGGGAATGagttttgctgaacagggatCTCACGTTTGTTCCACTAGGCCAGCCGGTGGGGAGAAGAGTTTTGTAGCACTGAGGGAGGAGCTGCTTAAGTGGCTGGGGGATGTCCTCCAATGTAACTTGTTACACAGCTCCTCATCAGCAAGTTGGAACGTGTCATTGATCCTCCACTCTGAATAAAATTTTGTGATTTTTACTGCTACTGTTAAATTCAGGTAACTACTAccatttcccaaagtgtggtgacTGGAGAGATGACTGGTTACAGGATGCTAGCTCTATTTGTAACTGATTCTGCAGACAGCCCAGAGATAAAGAAACAAGGAGGGTGAAACCTAACTTTCTGTACTGGCTGCCACAGAGGGAAATCAAGATTTACTCTGAACCAGTAAGATAGGAGCTGTTGACCAGCTGACTGGATAATACAtccagggaagcagcagcaggtccAACCATGTTCAGATATCACACAGTGCAATATAAGGTCAGCACACCTATGGTGCTCAGGAGTGTGAGGTTTTCACACCCGAGCGTTGTAGCTatgtataattatattttaagtgtagaccaggcctgattgAAAAGCAAAACAGTGAGCccctgatttttaaatgtttttaacttTCTCCGCTCGGTGTTGCAAGGCCCAAGTAACATGTCCAAGTCTCATTTTTCAAAAGCGACTTGGGGTACATACATATAGCAAAAAACACTAAACAAAActgtggcagcgagtctcagcccagctcaactgactcaggctcatactgcagggctaaaaatagcagtctagATGTTCCTGCTTGGGCTTCAGGTGGATTCTGAAACCCAGTGAGGGAGAAGAgtcttagagcccaggctccagcccaagcaagaATGTCTATTTTTAACCCTGTACTGTGATCCTGAGTCAGTTAGTCTGGGATTCTGAGAGTCATTGCTACAGGGTTTGTTGCAGTATAAATGTACTCAGGCACCTAGGTACCTGTCATTGGAATATAGGACTTAGCCATTCAAATCACTTATTCCTTGCACACTCCTATGTTCCAGTGACACCTAGGGGACTaagtccatttttaaaatgggacttgGACATGTAATACTTAATTAGGCCttgcaacactgagcagagcaatgcttgatacctttaaaaatctagactTGAGTGACTAGTCTCCAAAGGAATGCAATATTCTGTTAAGACAAGTAAAATAAACTAAATACTCTAATATTGATTTTTACAGTGAGACTTGTAGTTGCCATAATGTAACAAAGCGGGAAGGGTGGAGAAATGGTTTCCACATTGGAGAAACTCCTGCATGTGGTCACAAGCCAATGCATGACCACAGGCTAGGAGTAGCTTTCTCACTAGCTGCAATTTATCTAGTAGTAAAATATACAACTTTCCTTTTAAAGGTGATCTCTAAAGAGAAAAATGGGCTTGtgcatttttgctttttttcccctgttaaaatatccttaaataatacctagctcttatacagtgctGTTCAGCAGTAGATCGCAAAGGAGGTGAGCACTATCCCTATTTTccaactgttttttttcccttcttgctTTTACCTTAGTAATTCTAGTTCTGTCTATGCTAGAAGACTatgatttacaaaaaaaaagtcaaaagggCACAAGCCCAATTTTATTCAGCTGTAAGCTGCCTTTAACAGCTCTTCCTTAAGGGCAAAGAACCCTTAATTCTGCCTATACTGTAACCAGCCAATATTCAAATATGGAAGGGGaagaaataatttaatattaaaaaactgACTAAGGGGAATTGTCCTCTGTTTTGAAGAGGTCCTCAGTATCATTCGTTGCTCACTATTCTCCCAGTGTTACAGACCTCAGCCATGGTCACTTTCATGGAGAAACAAAGATAGGTCTCCGTTTAAAATTCCTGAATAGCTTGGTGGGGTATTAACAGAAGAGGTGAAACAATCTCTTTCCCCAAGAGAACTGCCTTTTCACCTGCTAAGGCAATGAAAACAGTTTTGTTAACATTCTCAAACTGAATAACCATAcagctatttagactgtaagctcgtCAGGGCAGGATGCTTTATTATATGTTAGTACAGTACCTAGCAATGACTGAGAATCAAAGACCATTTAAACAGCACTAGCTCCACCATCTCCAAGCCAGCTTGGAATGTGTTTTTAAAGGCTATAAAATACTAGAAAGATCTTGCCCTGGGATTGTAACATTAACTAAATTGTCTGAGCAGCAGAGTGTTAATATACTAAAGTTAAGTTTTCAAAGTTGAAGTTCGTATTCATGGTCTTTCTGTAATACAACTGCATCAGCTCTGCAATATGCTGAAAAGAATTGATTTCAGACAGAAAGGGAAATGAAGACAGGTGTTTAATCTACCCCATAAGTGGTTTTTCAATTAGATATGATTCAACATGCTTGATTTACATTGTCTGTTAGATTAGATTTCCTTTAGGGCtcttgggagtgggggaagaatgGTAGGAAAGGAGTTGATATTCATGGTGAGCTTCCATTTTGGTTTGTATAACATCTTCAATTTAATTATTGCTAAATAATGAACAGGCAGAAAGCAGTGGAATTAGGCAATTTGCTCTGAACCAgagtagggggagggagggagtgttggaaggaaagaaaagaaaccaattataaaaatgaaatttgaatGAACAACAAGGGCAACTAAAATCTTAGTGTCCATGTGCGATAGCCTGGCTTGCggcaaaaataaaaatccagtcATTAGACAAAGTATCAGGGAAATGATAATAAGGCTGTTAGATCCGtgtgttgtgtggttttttttttacattgatgACAGACTCAAAGCAGACAGTTGCAATTTAGCTATCAAGGCAGTTTTTACAGGTGTGATGTGCCTCTTAACTAGCAATGTCTTCAAGGTAGTCACTAGATTCAAttatttagagagacaaggtatgtTTTCTTTTAGAGCAAGCCTgctaaacactgacaaataaccAAAAATAAGTGGTTGACAGTGGGGCTTAGGTTTCATGTACAAGCTTTATTGCTTCACCTATGGAGTCAAATTATGACTACTGAATACTAGCAATATTCCTATTTACAGATGTATAAGACGACATGATCCCTACCCTGATCCTTACCATTATCCTGCTGTCAATTAGAGTTTTGACActaacttcagtaggagttggagCAGGTTGTAATTTACATGGTGATGGTAGAaattgcttttgtgtgtgtggaattgCCTGCTTAAAGTCCAAATTGTAGGTCCATTAAGGGATTTGTCACTGCATTAGTTTCCCCTAGAAAAACACAGGGTCTTCCTCAATTTAATGGGGTTGCAAATACATCTCAACAGGgttggctctatgttttttgctgccccaagcacggcagtcagacggccttcggcggcatgcctgcgggcggtccgctgatCATGCAGATTTGGTGGCATGCctacgggaggtccgccagtgcctcagtgtccccactgccgaattaccgccaaagccgcaggaccggcggacctcctgcagccatgctgcccccgcagcttgccgcccctgCATCTCAAGGAAGTagagattatttttttctcttcatgttGATGATTAAAGGACAGTGATAATATTGGAAATGAATCAAAATCAGAATTAGTTTCAATTGCAGTATTGACATTTGTATCCTTTATTTCACCTTCAATATTACCTGCTCTTCTTTtcccacaatttaaaaaaataagatcaCCTGCACATGCCAAACTGCATTTGATTAATTGTGGGCAGAAGCATGTAAGCATGCTATAAATATTCAGATGGGCTTAATGCACTAGATATTTCCTTTCATCCAAATTTGAGACATCTTTTTGATAAAATGTATATttctccacccccagctcttAGTCTCTGGTAGTTCTGACAGTGccatcatccttcctctcaaacAGGACAGTAACCTGGAAGTTATTTTTGACTACTTCCTCCTTTTTGGTCCACAGATCCAGCCTACCTCCAAATCTGCTGATGTTTCCTCCATAACATTTCCAAGCCAGGACACTTTTTTCTCTACAGCTAGCTAAAACACTTGTCTAGGCCCTCATTATCTCACATTCTGACTACTGCAATCACCATCTCCCTGGCCCACCTTGTTCCCATCTAGTCCTTATGAAACATAGTTACTAAGATCGTCTTCCTTGCCTGTTGCCCCAATCATCTCACCTCACTCTTAGAATTGTCCATTGGCTCTCTTTTAGTTTCCAATTCAAGTTGTTTAATCCCAAGATCCTTCACAGCGCATGCTGGGCCTTAGGACTTCAACCCCATGGGACGTGCCGGGGCTCTGGGAAATAATctttgagaatttaagccctgctggTAACACATACTTTTGATTGAGGCTACATTATACTGGGAGTTGTacagagaaaagagagagtaaTAACTTTTGATCTCATCTTACCTGGGTCAGATTTGAATgaatgacctagaggtgaaaggctttaGAACTAACCTCCAGTCCTCTGAAGAATCCTGTTTTCCCACTGTTCCCAAAAATGTCTTTCAGTATATTGCTAtcctcctctgatacttgagttagTCCTCTTTCCTTCATTGGCCCAAGTAGTCTTTTACTGTGCTAGCTCCcagtattttccttttcttaagaTCTGCATCTTATTTTTCTGAGCAAATGCTACAACAATCTCTCCTGGGAACATCCAGAATATGTTAACAGATGGAAAAACATGTAAGATTAAATTACTGTGGACACAATTACTTTAAAAGAGTACGCCTACCATGCTGTGGCCACCTCAGTCAACTACAGCTTAAAATAtatcaatttaaaataatatatcaaAGTAGTTGGtgatgaaacaaaacaaagactTTTAACTAAGCAGATCAGGACTAGTTTCACCTCAGTTATGTTCTATTATTTAAATCTATTCAGAGACAgcaaaaaattcagcttattaAGACTGGAATTTCCATTGTATGGGGTTTACTGCCCTAGAGGTATAGCTATCCTTGCCTGTTAGGAGAAACTGCTGGGCACCACAAGTCTCCAGCTCTGTGCtctcttcccagccccacagTAGCACTGAACAGTGCACACCTTTGTGTACTGTCCATAACATAGTACAGTGTCAAacatggggaagagagagatcaCAGCAGTAAGGAATGGGGAGAAAAACAAAGAGAAGAGATGTGGGGAGAACTGCAGAGAAGAATGAGAACTGAGAAAAAAGAAGTGGGAAATAATTGTGAGGGTAGTGAGGAGATGAATGAATAAAGTTGTAACATAAAGGGcaataagaaagaaaaacagaagggtgtgggggggggggaacaccacaagaaggaaaaatgagaggacagaaagaaaaggccaggaaaaagaaaacaaatgtgacCTCAGGTACGCTAGAAGGACTAGGCACAGTGCCACTGTAAGAGCGAGTTCAACCATAAAATGTTGGGAACCACAATCTTAAATGTAAATGTGAGATATGATTACCTAGTTGAATGTGATGGTTCATTGATTTCTTTCTAAACTCCACAGTCAGTAGCAACTTTTTCTAGAATATCTTTATTTAATAGTTTTACATATGGCTTTGATCTGCACTATTTGCAACACACAAAAGTagcttgtattatttatttttaattttgtgactttgtgtgatggttcttggggtacccaggagtctgagtcaccttgttaccccctgcctTCAGCTGAGGGAATCTTGCCTATGCCTGGCTGGGTATCAATTCTCGAATAGCACCAGCTTTCAGCTACTCAAGCAATCTCCTCTGGACTATGCCAGACTTGTCTTTGTTGGAGGTTAACAATAGATGCATCCCAGTTCCCAAGTGCCTTTGCATCATTCCCCAGCGATATCCTGGCATTGGCTATTCACAGAAATCCCAGCTCCTTTGCCCACGTAAAATCACATAGCACTTATGAtcacttataataaaacaaatgtggGTTTCGTTAAGAAAGAATATAGATTCTCCTAGAAACAAGAGAGTGTGCTGGAAACAACCagatacaatacaaaacaaaatctgctCCTATAAAATGTCACAGATGCCCAAAGACAGTACTGGACATGATAAATGCAAACCAAATAAGTCTGCAGTCAATTACAacctatagcaggggtgggcaaatgttttggcccgagggccacatctgggtatagaaattgtatggcgggttcAGGAATGCTcgtgaaattggggttggggtgtgggacgggatgaggactctg includes:
- the RPL34 gene encoding 60S ribosomal protein L34 yields the protein MVQRLTYRRRLSYNTASNKTRLSRTPGNRIVYLYTKKVGKAPKSACGVCPGRLRGVRAVRPKVLMRLSKTKKHVSRAYGGSMCAKCVRDRIKRAFLIEEQKIVVKVLKAQAQSQKSK